Proteins found in one Mytilus edulis chromosome 2, xbMytEdul2.2, whole genome shotgun sequence genomic segment:
- the LOC139513871 gene encoding protein YAE1 homolog: MADKNTLSTHFENEEKTDDIFDEDVDDDRINSKEWEKIQSGLLEGGYREGLTSGKESKLQKGFNEGFSDGAKTLYKLAKQRGEISARLSCQYQNDQGISSEDEKELQKQLNHITQLEKDLINASKSRNINEMKMLKSQKIF, from the exons ATGGCCGACAAAAACACTCTGAGcacacattttgaaaatgaagagAAAACAGATGATATATTCGATGAGGATGTAGACGATGATCGTATTAATTCGAAGGAATGGGAAAAGATACAGTCAGGACTATTGGAG GGAGGTTACAGAGAAGGATTAACGTCAGGGAAAGAATCAAAACTTCAGAAGGGGTTCAATGAAGGGTTTTCAGATGGTGCTAAGACACTCTATAAACTGGCAAAACAGAGAGGAGAAATAAG tgcgAGACTATCTTGCCAGTACCAAAATGATCAAGGCATAAGTTCTGAAGATGAAAAGGAACTTCAAAAACAGTTGAATCATATAACACAGTTGGAAAAAGACCTAATAAATGCATCAAAAAGTCGAAATATCAATGAGATGAAAATGCTAAAAAGtcagaaaatattttga